The region TACAATATTTGCATCGATAAATGCGTATAtcaaatacaaaaaattataatatatatattccaaTAAGAATAACGATAAGtgtaaaattgtttttaatatataaaaagaaacatcaaaaaaggaaaacatatacaattaagaaaataaaaatagtggAATAAAACCGGAATTCATAAGAGCCAAAAATTGACCTTTTGtgcaattaaaaaaaatacaaaaaaaaaaatatattttttaatatggtTATGCATAACTAAAtaatagttatatatatcaatgcGCGCATATATGGCTAGACATATTAGTTATTTTCGTATAGAAATAATGCTTGGTTAATTGATAGAAATAACAGATACACATAAATATTACTATATCTATGATGTAGCTATgtaaaagtaataaaattttggttatatttatattttcctatttttattaaaaagttGCAAAGAGGATAAAAGATAAATGCCTTCCCCCAAAGCAAATGCtcaaatattcatatactatatacatatattatgtagACAATTGAATGTATTAGTAATACgcacatacatatatatactaccTTACACATCTATATGTGAACATGTGCTTTAATAATACGCGCATATGCATTTTTACTaatattcattaaaaaaatgtgaaaatagCATTAagtattcatatatatattatatggaTACAAACAAAGTATATATGACCatttataaacatataacATTATCTACATAAAAAAGgctaataaaataagatGGAAAATAAGAGGGCAATAAATTAAACCATGGATCATGCtaaaacattatttttgacGGATGATGgatacaattaaaaaataatttattatttcaaaaagaatgaaacaaaataaaagttccaatgtaaataaaaataaagacaAATGGTTAAGCAAATTTGCTAAACTTATCAGCCAGCTTGTACCAGGAagttacttttttttttcttttttttacatataaattttatttaatatacaaaaaaaatatacagaATGCTTCTTCTCCattacaaaatttttaacTATTTTCACATAGCATGCAATGTCAGTTAGTTAACTAATATAAAAGCAAAAGGgaataaatcaaaaaacGGAAAGGCGAAGtgtaataattaaaataataaattaaaaaaattaatacacATCTATACATGCCATAACCACATTTGGTTTGATACCAAATCTATATTACGATGCGCTAATATTTATCCTACTTTATAAGCatcataataaatatttcatacACATGTATGTAGGCACtaatatcatatatttctatatattaaacttcttgtaaaataaatagttttatgcattattatgaaaaatatacactatttaaatatgaaacataatgtataaatggagaaaaaatgaataaaaatttggCATAACCccaaaaaatttatttataaaatttataaacagtaacacaaaaaatcgtagttaaataattgtactggataaaaaatgtatatatgaatataataatgtgcgaaaattaaataaaagagGAGGAACTATTTCTCTCTTTTCTTACACATAAGTCTGCAAAATGTgtataaattatgtataCTTAAACATTATAATTCTTTACacttctatatatatataatatttttttatatatactatatgCATACTTAATACAGATATGCACAAGCGCATATATTAATGCACATGctttgtaataaaaataaaaaaaaatacaactGCTGAAAAAAAGCTCAGCGATGCATGATAAAAGGTAAAATCATTAAACCATAGAAAATCCtcataaatttataaaaaattaaaaggtTTCGTTTTTTAATACGAAGCGATGATctcaaaaaaagaatatatataattatttgtaaataGTATTTATAAGCATATTTACATGGTACAATTCATATATCTATTCaagtatttatataaatgcttgtgaaataaataatcaaTCTGAAATTCTATCACcgcaaaaaaatataattcattGCATTAACTTACAAAAATAGGTAGACAAAACAATATgctaattttattaaaaaaacatacacaccataaaaatggatataaTAAGAACCTTTACTGATacacttttttattacgctttatgtttttctaaaatattataagtGTATTCTTATGcattataaaaacataaatgaAAACTGTTAAAATGGAGAGTTCATACAATCTTTCTCATATCTTATGAATATATGCATGCGTAAATTTTCTCGGttgtaaattataaattggGGAAAATTTTTTGCAGCATATTAAATTACCACAAAATTGGTAACATATgccatatatatttgtatatttctatgtataatatatatcataacacttattaaattaagaaaaaatacaatttataaaaatttttaacaatGTTATCATACGTTAAAATGGTTATACATAAGCATGTATTAACACACGACAAAAAATTGtccataaaataaatatattaactaaattatataaactaaataaattatacataataaCTAGTGTTCTTTTTGTGTATGCATCTAATATAGCTTCAATTACATAATTCTAAAATATAGTGTAcgatacaaaaaaaattataatacaGTTAATTAAAAGTCCGAATAAGAAATGAGTTCgaataaatgtaaaaataattgaagaaataaaaatataaattatgtaaaGCTTGTGTATTTTCTCAATCCAACATTttcttatataaaatatcgtatatacacataataaaaaaacatgacATATATAAGCAAccaattataaatattcccAGTAGTGTATTTCTCAATTCGTGCTATAGTcttatatgcatttttataatataaaaatattcagtCATTTTTAcctattcattttatttatttcattttttactCATATTATCGATCtaaaattgatatatatattcgtTGACGATgcacattttttaacatccgtcaataaatataaatttatgcacatgctcattttttttatgaaccaaattattatgtccctatatatacataatgcTCAGTTTGTAAATATGCtaaaattcataaaattatatccTCTTTTGCTTTTcagtattatattttattccatttttttatccaaGTATATTATACACATTACACCCATGCTTATTTCCatattaatacatttataaaaaaaataattatatacacttttataatataaatgtcctatgaaataaattatatttcttaGCCCCAATTACCAAAATAATGGTTATAAAATCAGTATGacgatttaaaaaaacatctTTTATTAGGTTTTTTCCTATTAGGCAttcttaaaaattttatatttacattattgTATAATACATTCAGCTATATCATCATTTACTTATTTGCataatatttcttaaaGAATTATCCGtatgcttattttttatcgatgctcaattttttttcattttagaTACctcgattttttttaataaatataatagtaaACTATATACAGTTAAACAAACGCAAAACACTGTAGCACACAAATATCAATATGTGTAGTATTGTGCATTTTCATATACATTAATACTTAAgcgtttttattattaatgtaTGCATTTGCTATGTCCCAATATCTATCTATAACACGATATCATTTATagtcatttttttacaaattacAGAAGAAACTTTCAACCtatgaattttttacaatGCATATTcgaatttatatatataacatgcatatacaatataaatacatattagCATGCTCGTATAATCCCCACTATAGTTGATAGTGTGTGTAACTTTGTCAATTTCCTCGCCCTCAAAGCTATATTACcacttttttataataaaaaatgtaacaATATATCCAAAAGTGttaaacattatttttcaaatttatattttcatttatgtagttattaattattttgttttgtgTGCCTCTTTCTAATGGGCTATTATATCATTGAAGGAaacacacaaaaaaaaaaaaataaacaaatgaaTAAATCAAATTTCCGAGcttcttttttattccaCAACTTTCCTATAATTTACCAATGGATGAaacttatatatacatcTTTTTTTCTCATCACATTTAATATACACATCGTTATTTCGCTTTGAgcaaattaaataaaattaatacatTACGGATTTTTGtgcattttattttgaacGGGAATAAAATTTGGAACTAAAcaaaaactattttttcgttattattttctttgaGTTTAAGTCAAATTTCCGTTAGAAAaacattaataatattgatatCAATACATATTAAGTCgttttaattctttttattCCTTAGtgctttttaaaaaaacgaaaaaattcacatttatatatttgtttacaCAGCAAATTACTCACATGTGTATATTCATACTATGTAAACATAACAAGCATGTGCAGATTTTTGGAATTGTCGATTTTCTATATTCTAccaattttttacattgAGAAAGTGCATAAgatagatatatatattaatttcgtattaaaatttttataatagttattatttttttaattagtaattttttataatgttGCACATTAATGGTTAGGAAGAATGAAACGCATAACTAAACATAATACCTTTAGGTTTAAAgatatgataataataataaagaaacaaatgaaaacataaaaaatggatacTGTGCATACACAGCTCTATGAATATGGTCATATACGTATTTATACATGCGCATTTGTACATTAATTAAAAGGGAAAAATAAGAGCATGCATTCACGTAATAAAAAGTAACCCTTTGTgaaaaagcaaaaaatatatatgcattttcgccttatttattttcattaatatttacaaatatacaaaaagaTTTATACTGGATGAATGTACTTTTCTCttcgtttttattttctttaacaattttattgtttaCTTTTGATGGATTATATTTCTTGGGACAtttctttatcatttttttgttcattttctACCTTTTCCTTTTCGTGTTGTTCCATCTTCTTTTTCCACTCCATGGCCTTTTGTAATATCTTCATGTTCTGTTGGAGGAAAACAAAAAGTTTATATACAACATGCATGTATATGGGCGCATAATACGATGATGTATCAAATGGTTTATTTTCATGTTTTTGTATgttttcttatattttcccTTTACCTGTGACTGTGTTTTGTCGTCGAGGAAAACGTAAGTGATAAATTCCTCTACCACTTCGTCGTCATTgcttttaattatttttttcttctttacTTTCTTTGGTAACCTTTCTAAGGTTTTCTCTATAATTTCATTATCCCCATGATCCTTTTCaatttcatataaaaagcTTAACAATATTGATCTTTCATTTGTtagttcattttttttgcaaaaCTCAATTCCATTCTCCAGTATTTCTCTgcatttgtttatattgtCCAAATATACGTACTGAAACTCTGCATAGCTTTTGTATACCTaggaaaagaaaaaagcaaacaaaaatatataaaataataaaatagtaaaatataatacacTGAGGAATAAACAGCTCCacccatttttttaagaacTAAGGAACACCATAACAAACTATAAATTACGatataatagtaaaaaGATAAGCCTTTTTTCATGCCCccttttatttccatttccTTTTTCATCGATGATGATTCAATTCACCCTTACCTTATAATGTTGCGTAATATTAAGCAATCTTTCGTAAAGTTTACTTGCATTTTCGTATTCTTGCAAGTTTATTTCAAGATCGATATAGGCTTTCCATATCTGTGAACaagatataaaatttaaactgaatttataacatactcaaaaaatattaatttatttgaatttatatAACGATGCAGACaaattccatttttattattcacGCAAAAGTACCAATTCCGGAAGTTTCATATCATCTATATGTATCGCTATTTCAGCTATTTGCCGGGCTCGTTCGATCTCGTCCAATGATAGTTCGAAATTTATCATGGCAATCCAGGCCTGTGATGgaaaatgcaaaaaaatatatatatataaaaatacaaatatatacgAATCGATAACATGAATGGGCTGTTGATTGATCCATAAAATGATCCTTACCTTTGAGTTAAATGGAAAGGCTTCCACATATTTGGAGTAAATAGTTCTACACTCTTTGACATTACCAAGGCGTAATTCCATGTCACAGTACTCttggaatattttttcattttttacattttcaaTAGCATGATTAAATATAGCTCGAGCTTTATCAATGCCCATTTGTCTGATTTCAAAATTTGCATAAagtatatacatttttttaaatgtaaaattTTGCTTGCTAagtattttaaatatattactatAAACCTGTCGAGCTCGATCTATATTATCTGCATATAATTCTTCAAAAACGGAATAATTAAtccataaatatatataacgtttccaatattttttagtaaaTATTTGTGGTATTATACTTATAGCTCTTTCATATAATTCTCTTATCCGTATTATcgatttttctttatttattaagttaatattttgttcttctaattttatataattaaaccAAATGTCATAATCATTAGGAGTTTTTTTTAGTGCTTCTTCAAAATGTATCCtttcattatataacaATGTTTGATCTAATTCTTCTTTTtcagaatattttttttgaaactgtaaaaaatttttatataagaTATCACTATTTTCACGTGGTAATCTTTTTAATGCTtcgatatatatttttcggCATCTttcatattcattattttcttcctcaaatttagaaaaatgtatataaaaatgttgaTCTAAAAATTGAGATGGCAATAATTCAATACACTTTTCATAGCATGCTCTAGCTCtactaatatttttatatttcttttcaaattttataaatctATAAAAGCATTCTAATTTAGGTATATTAACAATAAGTTGCTCAAAAATTTCTCggcatttatttatttccttaCATCGCTcttcaaaatttatataacataaaaaagCAGTTTCATCAATTTTCCACTTAACCCAACgctcatatatatttctagcattaacaaaattatttaaaatttcttctaaatgtgcatattttttccaaaatatattttctaaaggtaataataaaaccaCTCTTTCTAATAAATTTCTAGCACTATTAATATTCTTATTTGTTAATTCTActtctatatatttcaaccataaatttttatttgtgtaATCAATGTTCAATGCTCTTTCAAAAACAGATCTACatctttttatatctttttgtttaatttcCCATAAcgcatattttatatatgtatttattaaatatcttctttttcttATTGAGTCTTCAAATTCTTTTCTTTTagaaattttatattcatttagcTCATCTTCATCTATTAAATTGTAATTTACTTTTTTCTCAACCTCTTCAAAATCCAAAGCTTCTTTAATGAGTTGTTCTGCCGTAATTTGTACATCTGCGGCGTTTTTATTCTTGACCTGATGCAAAAAAAGAAGGGTTGTAATATGGGCACACCATTTTTGTGATAAAATGCAATACATAGTCGAAACATGATAAATAAGTTTCTTTTCCTCCCCCCAAAACACAGTATATAAcgcaaataataatatacgGTATCTTCATGTgatatgcataaaaatttataggGGATGTGCCCTTTTCATCATTCGTAAGATTTTTCGCTTAACATCTTACCTGAATGTTTTTACTGTTTGTATACATATTGCTCTTAGGGTTCGAAGTAGTGTATGCCCTTACTACATATTTTGTTTCGCTTTTTTAGTTAAAAGAATAGAAAAggagaaaaatattactataaaatatattttttcgtattttgcaataaatacatttttattttctccCTCGTCAAATTTCGCAAGTTCAAACTGAACCTTTTTacgaaaaaattatatatgggAAACgccaaaaaaatagtaaacaAAATCAcgaataaaaacaataaacaaattattaacGCGCCATTTTAAaggctattttttttgtgagcaaacaaacaaaaaattatatataatatttagcTGTgctcaaaatatttttctatttcattattcctttttttcatcCTTTCATTCTACTagttttcattttatgaatttatcaaaataattattcactgaaaaaaatatatatacatacataatatattttccacTGTAACGATAACTtccataatattttcatccAATAGAAATTTATTCCAAAAGATATTTATCTATTGGCAAAAAAAACGATACAAAATTTTGAATTCAGCTAAACAGTTATCAGCAATTTTTGCTATAAACTTAATTTTGGAATTTTCTGTTATTatctattaatttttttttttcacaaatTGCTGTAAAaactatttataataaaatgacaAAGATGCTCtaatttgaataaaatataaaattttagctatgtgaaaataaaaataaaaaatggaaaagaaACATAATTATCCTCTATTCCGCACTATTCATAACATCGTTTCAAGAGGTAATCCATTATGGAATACAACAATTTTTAAGAAAGTTTcgtgataaatatatcacaATAAAAGTGTGCGTATGTCCATATttggaaatatattacatatatgattattgcaatttcttattattttatgaatatttttattcttaaaTATGGGCATTATACATTccatttaaaataaacaatattgatattattacctcaaatatgaatacaattattgcattatttttttttttcatatttctATTCATTatagaatatttatttccataaaaaatagatatACCTTCCCTATTCCCCCTTCTTACAAATAAGCAttcttattatattaaagatAAAAAGTTCAATAAAGTATATACATTTTGACActaaatatatgcaattatatatgcatacattTACTTTGCCTTTATATGGCGTCTTTGAGCATTTTATGCTGCCAGCTACTCGCTTACctttaacaaataaaagtgaaaacgcttttaataaaagttggttcaaataatttattaaaaaaagaaaagaattaaaaggaaaatagcaaaataaaacatgtaaaacaaaacaatattaaattaaataatgagATAATGTCGTTtcgtaaaaaaataacatgcCTGCACCAAAATACATaaccattattatttccatatAACTATTcatacatatacatatgtatgtatgtgtgaaaaacatataatgGTATCATTTGACGAGGCATATACAATACTATCCGTCGCTCTATATATGTgcattaacaaaaaattttacattatattttttaatatagcGTATAATtgacaaaaaatattaataaaaatttgtatttttctcgaaaaatagcaaataaagaaaaaatcaaataaaatgcaaattttgataataataaacaatacATATCAGGGAGATTAATACACCATCACATACATACACATATGGGTGGTGTAAAAATCagtttgttttatttttaattttcaaaaGGGATAACCGGTGATTAGTGATGTGAATACTCGGTGTAAGCAATTATATCTTCCATCATTCGGAATACTGAATccttttacatttttatatctacATTCCCATGCATacttatatatgcacatacTACGCATTCGCGCTTATATAGCTGTGGTTGTAATTCATTGTTTTCTTTTCAGATTATGTAACTCACTTTCGCATATATTTTGGTGATTTCTTCGTTCCCTTTATTCATACCCACAAGCTCaaatttggaaaaaattatttctttttttaacgCTTTTActcattaaaatatttacactcttgtaaatatttatctctaaaattaataaaatccatatattaagaaaatacaaaaaattaaaaaaaacatatgcataaaaaaaacaaacttTACGAAGCCcgcatttatattatagcTCATTCGATTATCatcaaatttaatttatttaactTTCTCCATCAGCACATATTTCTAGTAGTACAATTCGTTCTCACATGATCTCATGTATACTAACAATATCGCATGttctaataattttcaGTTTCTTTTAACCAATCGTAGAATAGcccataaaaaataagtacGCGCCTGCGTGTGCTGTCATTACCACTTTCATCAGTTTTGTTTCCATTTCtataaaaagaagaaaacaCGTAACtcaaataaaagataattttttccaatTCTCAAAAGTAAGCATACCACGTAACTATTCACACAATAATCATATCTTAGCATtcagttaaaaaaataaattattttcatatttgtgtatttataatatatatatttctcatgcatgtttaatattatatcaattttttatttgaattagAATAATTGGAAAAAAGTTTGTTAATACTGTTTACCatgatatttttactaGTAATAGAATCTTTATTAGGGAttttgaaattttattatttttatcaaaatttcTTATATCATTACTATGCTCtgcataaataaaatcattaacgaatttattttattattaatattttcttataaatttttattttctatttgaATTTCCATTGTAATTAGGCTTTCTCATTCTCAATATACTCTTTGATTACGATCtgattgttatttttttattttgaagaTTCCGaagtattattttcttgAGAAAtgtcaaaaaaatttgtttcATTATTTGAAGTTTCATAATACTTACTAacgttattattatttacttGAATTTTTCcctttaatttatttatttcaattttattattacccACATTATCACTCAAATAACATTTAAGGGCATCACTCTTCGACGCATCATTTCCACTAATATTACCGCTAGAATTGCTACCACCTTGTTCGTGACTATTATTTCTACTTTGTTTCCCTTTCTTGGCGATGATTTTCTTATCGCTAGTTACAGACATATTACTACTTATATTTGATTcgctttttatattataaaaacttGCTATCCCTTCTCTGCTTGATAATTCATCTCTTTTTATAGAACTCATACTATCACTTGCACCATTTGAGATCAATTTTTCTGAACCTTGTGTATTAtaactttttaaattgCTCTTTGgatttatatttctctttggatttatatttctctttggatttatatttctctttgg is a window of Plasmodium berghei ANKA genome assembly, chromosome: 10 DNA encoding:
- a CDS encoding pre-mRNA-splicing factor CLF1, putative — translated: MYTNSKNIQVKNKNAADVQITAEQLIKEALDFEEVEKKVNYNLIDEDELNEYKISKRKEFEDSIRKRRYLINTYIKYALWEIKQKDIKRCRSVFERALNIDYTNKNLWLKYIEVELTNKNINSARNLLERVVLLLPLENIFWKKYAHLEEILNNFVNARNIYERWVKWKIDETAFLCYINFEERCKEINKCREIFEQLIVNIPKLECFYRFIKFEKKYKNISRARACYEKCIELLPSQFLDQHFYIHFSKFEEENNEYERCRKIYIEALKRLPRENSDILYKNFLQFQKKYSEKEELDQTLLYNERIHFEEALKKTPNDYDIWFNYIKLEEQNINLINKEKSIIRIRELYERAISIIPQIFTKKYWKRYIYLWINYSVFEELYADNIDRARQVYSNIFKILSKQNFTFKKMYILYANFEIRQMGIDKARAIFNHAIENVKNEKIFQEYCDMELRLGNVKECRTIYSKYVEAFPFNSKAWIAMINFELSLDEIERARQIAEIAIHIDDMKLPELIWKAYIDLEINLQEYENASKLYERLLNITQHYKVYKSYAEFQYVYLDNINKCREILENGIEFCKKNELTNERSILLSFLYEIEKDHGDNEIIEKTLERLPKKVKKKKIIKSNDDEVVEEFITYVFLDDKTQSQNMKILQKAMEWKKKMEQHEKEKVENEQKNDKEMSQEI